The following proteins are encoded in a genomic region of Rhodothermales bacterium:
- the fliD gene encoding flagellar filament capping protein FliD codes for MLTSSALQAFRQTDPYEVLISNIILLESETKFRMEDEKTAHETRKSVLSDLDSRLSALDSILERLTDPISHPFDGRTITLDSSSGFSATTSDAAAFGSHSLTVNRLASVDTRLSNKHTSADTSIVGAIGSGTKSFTISVASPTDLDPNNRVDVAVSVNITGSTDEEVLTQVSSAINNAMLSAVDSDAIERDDRAFASVLNETSGTARLSLRAGDTGYTNRLSFSADPDGLLAQIGISNNALAAGDVGGYATDIGTSEDTSELNSKFVLDGLTIYRDGNQVSDALDGVTFTLRKVTTDPEGFTVTPDASGIEDEVNDFIQKYNDILSYVKSKGRVNGDTGERGAFAGDTTFTSLRFSMREDIVRIVPDQPTDSVKQITDLGIKVNSDGSLKLEDPEKLIAAVEADPDTVRSFFAGEDGVATRLSTRLDQYLGFNGFVNQRQRNMDDRIRNLNHDIADEEDRLARREERLRAEFARLQEALQIYQGQAASLSAIGR; via the coding sequence ATGTTGACGAGTTCCGCGCTTCAAGCCTTTCGCCAGACGGACCCCTACGAGGTCCTGATCTCGAATATCATCCTCCTGGAAAGCGAAACCAAGTTTCGGATGGAGGACGAAAAAACGGCGCATGAAACCCGGAAAAGCGTCCTGAGCGACCTGGACAGCCGCCTCTCGGCGCTGGACAGCATCCTGGAGCGCCTCACCGACCCGATCTCGCATCCGTTCGACGGCCGTACGATCACGCTCGACAGCTCGTCGGGCTTTTCGGCCACGACGTCGGACGCGGCCGCCTTCGGTTCGCATTCGCTCACGGTCAACCGGCTGGCCAGCGTGGACACCCGGCTGTCCAACAAGCATACGTCCGCCGACACCTCGATCGTGGGCGCGATCGGCAGCGGCACGAAGTCGTTCACGATCAGCGTGGCCAGCCCGACGGACCTCGACCCGAACAACCGCGTCGACGTGGCTGTGTCGGTCAACATCACGGGCAGCACCGACGAGGAGGTGCTCACGCAGGTCTCCTCGGCGATCAACAACGCCATGCTGAGCGCGGTCGACAGCGACGCCATCGAGCGGGACGACCGGGCGTTCGCCTCCGTCCTGAACGAGACCTCGGGCACCGCGCGCCTGTCGCTTCGCGCGGGCGATACGGGCTACACGAACCGCCTCTCGTTCTCGGCCGACCCCGACGGCCTCCTGGCCCAGATCGGCATCAGCAACAACGCGCTGGCCGCCGGCGACGTAGGCGGTTATGCCACCGACATCGGCACCAGCGAGGACACGTCCGAGCTGAACAGCAAGTTCGTGCTCGACGGGCTGACCATTTACCGGGATGGCAATCAGGTGAGCGACGCGCTCGACGGCGTCACGTTCACCCTGCGCAAGGTCACGACCGACCCCGAGGGCTTCACCGTCACGCCCGACGCCTCCGGCATCGAGGATGAGGTGAACGACTTCATCCAGAAATACAACGACATCCTGAGCTACGTCAAGTCCAAAGGCCGCGTCAACGGCGATACGGGCGAACGCGGCGCCTTTGCCGGCGACACGACCTTCACGTCGCTCCGCTTCAGCATGCGCGAGGACATCGTGCGGATCGTCCCCGATCAGCCGACGGACAGCGTGAAGCAGATCACCGACCTGGGCATCAAGGTCAACTCGGACGGGTCCCTCAAGCTCGAGGACCCGGAGAAGCTGATCGCCGCCGTCGAGGCCGACCCGGACACTGTCCGCTCGTTTTTTGCCGGCGAAGACGGCGTCGCCACGCGGCTCTCGACCCGGCTCGATCAGTATCTCGGCTTCAACGGCTTCGTGAATCAGCGGCAGCGGAACATGGACGACCGCATCCGGAACCTGAATCACGACATCGCGGACGAGGAAGACCGCCTCGCCCGTCGCGAGGAACGCCTGCGGGCGGAATTCGCGCGGCTCCAGGAAGCCCTCCAGATCTATCAGGGCCAGGCCGCCAGTCTGTCGGCCATCGGCCGCTAA
- a CDS encoding flagellar protein FliT — MTYTLHQMLALGRRILEALEEDELDRFFLLFDQRGQLIESLTEQHTTGSLSTPACKALLTKLERQEEAISAALSNRESLMETQIQALQHQKKAQRSYTSGPIPPPRLNPRLTG; from the coding sequence ATGACTTACACGCTTCACCAGATGCTGGCGCTCGGCCGGCGGATTCTCGAGGCCCTGGAAGAAGACGAGCTCGACCGGTTCTTTCTCCTCTTCGACCAGCGGGGTCAACTCATCGAATCGCTGACCGAGCAGCACACCACCGGCTCGCTTTCGACGCCGGCCTGCAAGGCGCTGCTCACCAAGCTGGAGCGGCAGGAAGAGGCCATCAGCGCCGCGCTTTCGAATCGCGAATCCCTCATGGAGACCCAGATCCAGGCGCTCCAGCATCAGAAAAAAGCCCAGCGCAGCTACACCTCGGGCCCCATCCCCCCTCCCCGGCTGAATCCTCGCCTCACGGGATGA
- a CDS encoding FliI/YscN family ATPase, which produces MSYLSHSRARIKGIRPAIQTFGRVQSVIGLLVEASAVQAAVGEICYIYESDHPGSRRIKAEVVGLRGQTCILMPLEVTVGLRAGCLVQRSAIPLTIQVGEALLGRVIDANGHPIDQKGPILLNDAQQVHREPPSPMERRMIDTALHTGVRAIDAMLTLGRGQRIGIFSGSGVGKSTLLGMIARNARADVNVIGLIGERGREVQEFIVDNLGEEGLARSVVVAVTGDQAAMHRVKAASVTLAIAEFFRDLGKDVLLMMDSVTRVAMAQREIGLAVGEPPTTRGYTPSVFAMLPRLLERAGPGRQGTITGIFTVLVDSDDMNDPISDAVRGILDGHIVLSRRIAESGHYPAIDVLQSVSRLMPRITSREDQAVATRARQLLSAYQSIEDLLRIGAYEKGSDQTTDRAIAAHAPLKRFLQQSMHDASGGRPIEVLKQALQEGAVG; this is translated from the coding sequence ATGTCCTATCTGTCGCACAGCCGCGCACGCATCAAAGGGATCCGGCCGGCCATCCAGACTTTCGGACGCGTCCAGTCCGTCATCGGCCTCCTCGTGGAAGCCAGCGCCGTGCAGGCCGCTGTAGGGGAGATCTGTTATATCTATGAGAGCGATCACCCCGGGAGCCGGCGCATCAAGGCCGAGGTGGTCGGGCTGCGCGGCCAGACGTGCATCCTCATGCCGCTGGAAGTGACCGTCGGGCTTCGCGCCGGCTGCCTCGTCCAGCGCTCCGCCATCCCGCTCACGATCCAGGTGGGCGAAGCCCTCCTCGGCCGCGTGATCGACGCCAACGGGCATCCGATCGACCAGAAAGGGCCGATTCTGCTCAACGATGCGCAGCAGGTGCACCGCGAACCGCCCTCCCCCATGGAACGCCGCATGATCGACACCGCCCTCCACACGGGGGTGCGCGCGATCGACGCGATGCTCACGCTCGGACGGGGGCAGCGCATCGGCATTTTCTCGGGCTCCGGCGTCGGCAAGAGCACGCTGCTCGGCATGATCGCGCGCAACGCCCGGGCCGACGTCAACGTCATCGGGCTGATCGGCGAACGCGGCCGCGAGGTGCAGGAATTTATTGTCGACAACCTGGGCGAAGAAGGCCTGGCCCGCTCGGTCGTGGTCGCCGTCACGGGCGATCAGGCCGCGATGCACCGCGTCAAGGCCGCCAGCGTCACGCTGGCCATCGCCGAGTTTTTCCGCGATCTCGGCAAGGACGTCCTCCTGATGATGGACTCCGTCACCCGCGTCGCGATGGCCCAGCGCGAGATCGGCCTCGCCGTGGGCGAGCCGCCGACGACGCGCGGCTATACCCCGAGCGTCTTCGCCATGCTCCCCCGCCTGCTCGAACGCGCCGGCCCGGGCCGGCAGGGAACAATAACGGGTATCTTTACAGTCCTCGTCGACAGCGACGACATGAACGACCCGATCAGCGATGCCGTGCGCGGCATCCTGGATGGGCACATCGTCCTCTCCCGGCGGATCGCCGAATCGGGGCATTACCCGGCCATCGACGTGCTCCAGAGCGTGAGCCGCCTCATGCCTCGCATCACGTCGCGCGAGGACCAGGCCGTCGCCACCCGCGCCCGGCAGCTGCTTTCGGCCTATCAATCGATCGAAGACCTGCTGCGCATCGGGGCCTACGAAAAAGGATCGGATCAAACGACCGACCGCGCCATCGCGGCGCACGCGCCGCTCAAACGCTTCCTTCAGCAGAGCATGCACGACGCCTCCGGGGGCCGCCCCATCGAGGTGCTGAAGCAGGCGCTGCAGGAAGGCGCCGTCGGATAG
- the fliG gene encoding flagellar motor switch protein FliG: MATATATPPKKEAAPAGAPPADSNEDNKLSPEEVQEIVKHLSGTQKAAILLVAIGTEAAGEVIKFLHDEEVEQISVEIARMRNTASEVVEAVLLEFRDLGWAQEFIAQGGVVFARDALAAALGSRRAEEIMMRVEAAMEVSAFHLLQTVETGQLTNFLQNEHPQTAALILAHLNPRKSAEIISNFEADVQNEIIYRLATMGKTSPALLNDVEEVIRQQIGSLFGTELSAAGGVEAVAQILNNTSRAAEKNILEGLTERDNELAMSIKALMFVFDDLVNISDRDLQRILVEVEQRDLALSLKGASENLKTKLLANISQRAADGIREELELMGPVRVSDVEESQRRIIEIAQQLEEQEEISLSRGGQQEVML, from the coding sequence ATGGCAACAGCTACAGCCACGCCCCCGAAAAAGGAGGCCGCTCCGGCAGGAGCTCCCCCGGCGGATTCCAACGAGGACAACAAGCTCTCGCCCGAGGAAGTCCAGGAGATCGTCAAACATCTCTCCGGCACGCAAAAAGCCGCGATCCTGCTCGTCGCCATCGGCACCGAAGCCGCCGGCGAGGTGATCAAGTTTTTGCACGACGAGGAAGTCGAGCAGATCTCGGTGGAAATCGCGCGGATGCGCAACACGGCCAGCGAGGTCGTGGAAGCGGTGCTGCTCGAATTCCGCGATCTCGGATGGGCGCAGGAATTCATCGCCCAGGGCGGCGTCGTGTTCGCCCGGGACGCCCTCGCCGCGGCGCTCGGTTCGCGCCGCGCGGAAGAGATCATGATGCGCGTCGAAGCGGCCATGGAGGTTTCCGCCTTTCACCTCCTGCAGACGGTGGAAACGGGCCAGCTCACGAACTTCCTCCAGAACGAGCATCCCCAGACGGCGGCCCTCATCCTGGCGCACCTCAACCCGCGCAAATCGGCCGAGATCATCTCGAACTTCGAGGCCGACGTACAGAACGAAATCATCTACCGACTCGCCACGATGGGCAAGACCTCCCCGGCCCTGCTCAACGACGTCGAGGAAGTGATCCGCCAGCAGATCGGATCGCTCTTCGGCACGGAGCTCAGCGCCGCCGGCGGCGTCGAGGCGGTCGCCCAGATCCTCAACAACACCAGCCGCGCCGCCGAGAAGAACATCCTCGAAGGCCTGACCGAACGCGACAACGAACTCGCCATGTCGATCAAGGCGCTCATGTTCGTCTTCGACGACCTGGTGAACATCTCCGACCGCGACCTGCAGCGCATCCTGGTGGAAGTCGAGCAGCGCGATCTGGCCCTCAGCCTCAAGGGCGCCTCGGAAAACCTCAAGACGAAGTTGCTGGCCAACATCAGCCAGCGCGCCGCCGACGGCATCCGGGAAGAGCTCGAACTCATGGGGCCGGTTCGCGTCAGCGACGTCGAGGAGTCGCAGCGCCGCATCATCGAAATCGCCCAGCAGCTCGAGGAACAGGAAGAAATCAGCCTGTCGCGCGGCGGCCAACAGGAAGTGATGCTGTAG
- the fliE gene encoding flagellar hook-basal body complex protein FliE, with the protein MLVAQLQRLHDARLFGTDQAGALPRIQTPDEGASGHRFASALNDAINQVNDAQTASDKQLESFIAGEQENLHEVMISMNQARLSFQLMVEVRNKMVDAYHELFRMQI; encoded by the coding sequence ATGCTCGTCGCCCAACTGCAACGCCTGCATGACGCCCGCCTCTTCGGCACCGACCAGGCCGGCGCCCTCCCCCGCATCCAGACGCCCGACGAAGGCGCGTCCGGCCATCGTTTCGCCAGCGCGCTCAACGACGCGATCAACCAGGTGAACGACGCCCAGACGGCGTCGGACAAGCAGCTGGAGTCGTTCATCGCCGGCGAGCAGGAAAACCTGCACGAGGTGATGATCTCGATGAACCAGGCGCGGCTGTCCTTCCAGCTCATGGTCGAAGTCCGCAACAAGATGGTGGACGCCTACCACGAACTGTTCCGCATGCAAATCTAA
- the flgC gene encoding flagellar basal body rod protein FlgC, which produces MLINKHTFTVFQTVGRGLESQRLAISAATDNIANATTTRKADGTQYALKRPVHEVPDERYRRFDNLLNKMQSDMATPNNQHFNGTSLRRRLHEVEMGPTTTIEDDPVYRTEYDPTHPHADENGYVSYPDVNVVEEMARLISANRIYDANLSAFQTSKEMIKRTLEI; this is translated from the coding sequence ATGCTTATCAATAAACACACGTTCACCGTCTTCCAGACCGTCGGTCGGGGCCTCGAATCCCAGCGCCTGGCGATCAGCGCCGCGACGGACAACATCGCCAACGCCACGACGACGCGGAAGGCGGACGGCACGCAATATGCCCTGAAGCGTCCCGTCCATGAAGTGCCCGACGAACGGTACCGCCGGTTCGACAACCTGCTCAACAAGATGCAGAGCGACATGGCGACGCCGAACAACCAGCACTTCAACGGCACCTCGCTCCGCCGCCGGCTCCATGAAGTCGAAATGGGCCCGACGACGACGATCGAGGACGACCCGGTCTACCGCACCGAATACGACCCGACGCATCCGCACGCCGATGAAAACGGCTATGTCAGCTACCCCGACGTCAACGTCGTCGAGGAGATGGCGCGCCTGATCTCGGCCAACCGGATTTACGACGCCAATCTCTCGGCCTTTCAAACGTCCAAGGAAATGATCAAGAGGACGCTGGAGATCTGA
- a CDS encoding response regulator yields the protein MAEEAQKQEKEPKLQSVLIIDDDRTFREVVSHLLKQLNYEVYTAEDGAQGYEAAAKHIPDVILCDVHMKGMHGYATTEAIKENPDLNSIPIVMVTGSASRLGEMRGRNSGADYYLAKPVRASELTEVLNKAMKDRAGSAVDERMGARSKDFIMG from the coding sequence ATGGCAGAAGAAGCGCAAAAACAGGAAAAGGAACCCAAACTGCAAAGCGTGCTGATCATCGACGACGATCGCACCTTCAGGGAGGTCGTCAGCCACCTGCTCAAGCAGCTGAACTACGAGGTGTATACCGCGGAAGACGGTGCGCAGGGGTACGAAGCGGCGGCCAAACACATCCCCGACGTCATCCTGTGCGACGTGCACATGAAGGGGATGCATGGGTATGCGACCACCGAAGCGATCAAGGAGAACCCCGATCTGAACAGCATTCCGATCGTGATGGTGACGGGTTCCGCTTCGCGGCTGGGTGAGATGCGCGGGCGCAATTCGGGCGCGGACTATTACCTGGCCAAGCCGGTGCGCGCCAGCGAGTTGACGGAAGTGCTCAACAAGGCCATGAAGGACCGTGCTGGCTCCGCCGTCGACGAGCGTATGGGCGCTCGCTCGAAGGATTTTATTATGGGATGA
- the fliF gene encoding flagellar basal-body MS-ring/collar protein FliF encodes MDTFFRNIAAFFGRLSIGQRIAIGTVVLGTVAAMVGLAYWFQQANYVLLFGNLPETAASQVVEVLQNESIEYRLKDGGTAIYVPSDMVYDLRLRLAREGIISDGVTGYEIFDQSTLGMTDFMQKLNLRRALEGELARTISSIDQVEAARVHLVIPERSPFRESQNEATSSVVLQLKPGARLSEAHIQGITALVAGAVEGLEAGDVNIIDTAGNMLSNPEGDDNDTRLTSTQLRLQQEKEQHLSSKAQTLLDQMLGPGNAIIRLNLELDFSRSVTENNQIDPESQTVIAEEKLQEEGDVDTANSSVKNYEVSRTVQTIEKSVGDIAYLSVSVILNYQKIPPPAEDEEALPSYEPHSDEQIGQIESLVKESVGWRADRGDGFAISQIRFDTTMDEQLAQQLLDEKKRENIEMYIRYGLMVLALGIAFWLIRTATQKAKEVAGIQPALGAGQGQLLNQAGAPAGPDGQPQLTSGAKPKKKGGGDEEEELVLIDDIYTSTLSPEAKARLKAKHKMLSDMIDSIKANPEEAANLLRNWLTADKMKKENNKTPVA; translated from the coding sequence ATGGATACTTTCTTCAGAAACATAGCCGCTTTCTTCGGCCGGCTCTCCATCGGTCAGCGCATCGCCATCGGTACGGTCGTCCTCGGCACGGTCGCGGCCATGGTGGGCCTGGCCTACTGGTTCCAGCAGGCGAACTACGTGCTGCTCTTCGGCAACCTGCCCGAAACGGCCGCCAGCCAGGTCGTGGAGGTCCTCCAGAACGAAAGCATCGAATACCGCCTCAAGGATGGTGGCACGGCCATTTACGTGCCGAGCGACATGGTGTACGACCTCCGGCTGCGCCTCGCCCGGGAAGGCATCATCTCGGACGGCGTGACCGGCTACGAGATCTTCGATCAGAGCACGCTCGGGATGACGGACTTCATGCAGAAGCTGAACCTCCGAAGAGCGCTGGAGGGCGAACTCGCGCGTACGATATCGAGCATCGACCAGGTGGAGGCCGCGCGCGTCCATCTCGTCATCCCGGAGCGTTCGCCCTTCCGGGAATCCCAGAACGAGGCGACCTCGTCCGTCGTGCTGCAGCTCAAACCCGGCGCCCGGCTCTCCGAAGCGCACATCCAGGGCATCACGGCCCTCGTGGCCGGCGCGGTGGAAGGGCTTGAAGCCGGCGACGTCAACATCATCGACACAGCCGGCAACATGCTGTCGAATCCCGAGGGCGACGACAACGACACCCGGCTTACCTCCACCCAGCTGCGGCTCCAGCAGGAAAAGGAGCAGCACCTTTCGAGCAAGGCGCAGACCCTGCTCGACCAGATGCTGGGCCCCGGCAACGCGATCATCCGGCTGAACCTCGAACTCGACTTCTCCCGGTCGGTCACCGAAAACAACCAGATCGACCCCGAGAGCCAGACGGTCATCGCCGAAGAGAAGCTCCAGGAGGAGGGCGATGTAGATACCGCCAACAGCTCGGTAAAAAATTACGAGGTGAGCCGGACCGTGCAGACCATCGAAAAATCGGTGGGCGATATCGCGTACCTCTCGGTCTCGGTCATCCTCAACTACCAGAAGATCCCTCCGCCGGCCGAGGACGAGGAGGCCCTGCCGAGCTACGAGCCGCACAGCGACGAACAGATCGGGCAGATCGAGTCGCTCGTGAAGGAGTCGGTCGGCTGGCGCGCCGACCGCGGCGACGGGTTCGCGATCAGCCAGATCCGGTTCGACACGACGATGGACGAACAGCTGGCCCAGCAGTTGCTGGACGAGAAGAAGCGCGAAAACATCGAGATGTACATTCGCTACGGCCTCATGGTGCTGGCGCTGGGCATCGCGTTCTGGCTGATCCGGACGGCCACGCAGAAAGCCAAGGAAGTCGCCGGCATCCAGCCCGCGCTGGGCGCGGGCCAGGGCCAGCTGCTCAACCAGGCCGGCGCGCCGGCAGGCCCCGACGGCCAGCCCCAGCTCACGAGCGGCGCCAAGCCGAAGAAAAAAGGCGGAGGGGACGAAGAGGAAGAGCTCGTCCTGATCGACGACATCTACACCAGCACCCTCTCTCCGGAAGCGAAGGCGCGCCTCAAGGCCAAGCACAAGATGCTCTCGGATATGATCGATTCGATCAAAGCCAATCCCGAGGAAGCGGCAAACCTGCTGCGCAACTGGCTGACGGCCGATAAGATGAAGAAAGAGAACAACAAAACGCCGGTCGCTTAA
- a CDS encoding flagellar export chaperone FliS — protein sequence MLSASPAQLVAKLYDLAILACHTRDRVKLRKILIELISSLNFEEGGDLAIRLSQIYEYCMRASISGDLDVVTEMLEDLRATWRQGLLVNATAQTPA from the coding sequence GTGCTATCCGCCTCTCCTGCTCAGCTGGTTGCAAAGCTTTACGATCTGGCGATCCTCGCGTGCCACACGCGGGACCGCGTCAAGCTCCGAAAAATCCTGATCGAACTGATCTCCTCGCTGAACTTCGAGGAAGGCGGCGATCTGGCCATTCGGCTTTCCCAGATCTACGAATACTGCATGCGAGCGAGCATCTCCGGCGACCTCGATGTCGTCACGGAAATGCTCGAAGATCTACGGGCGACCTGGAGGCAGGGGCTGCTGGTCAACGCGACCGCGCAGACGCCGGCCTGA
- a CDS encoding flagellar basal body protein — protein MEPVNTIESPSMDTNRVQLLRNAMQAYSWRLKALSSNLANLDTPGYQRLSVKFEEKLQEVRHAIPGLRDVLDVKPRMEVHEDVPIIEDELMNLADVQMRDQFSAKALHDHFEMIRMGITGRS, from the coding sequence ATGGAACCTGTTAACACCATCGAATCGCCGAGCATGGACACGAACCGCGTCCAGCTGCTTCGCAACGCCATGCAGGCGTATAGCTGGCGGCTCAAGGCCCTCTCGAGCAACCTCGCGAATCTGGACACCCCGGGGTATCAGCGGTTGTCGGTCAAGTTCGAAGAGAAACTGCAAGAAGTGCGTCACGCCATCCCCGGATTGCGCGACGTGCTCGACGTGAAGCCACGCATGGAAGTCCATGAGGATGTCCCCATCATCGAAGACGAGTTGATGAACCTCGCCGACGTCCAGATGCGCGACCAGTTCAGCGCCAAGGCCCTGCACGATCACTTCGAGATGATCCGCATGGGCATCACCGGCCGCTCCTGA
- a CDS encoding sigma-54 dependent transcriptional regulator: protein MEQQAQILFVDDEQLLHGLFERLFSRHGMRVKSCSDAAQAMAELKRQPYDLVVTDFMMPDVDGLELLAHIRQEYPRTKVIMVTSHYNVQHAVRTMQNGAIDYIPKPFSTTELVERVQQSLAKVRVEEEDEDDVAPRSKKGAASRNKPRVVRYIGEHPTIRNLKKLMPRVSQNKAPVFIQGESGTGKEILAKLIHQMSDRANGPYVTLNCANLPRELVESHLFGHRKGAFTGAIDDMTGAFEVANGGTLLLDEITEIDLVVQAKLLRVLQENEFQKIGSSEVKKVDVRVIATSNRNLNEAIRVGIFREDLFHRLSVFPLTVPALRDRLSDVPLLTTFFIERYCQLYDLPEKTASDDLMAKLQAFPWPGNVRQLENFVQRGVILSAERTVVEVEDVYSDFFEDATPHEENVLAGPQGIPQTIEDMERIMIMKALADTNNNQQRAAEKLGISARTIRNKLRRYRESGFMS from the coding sequence ATGGAGCAACAGGCACAAATACTCTTCGTCGATGACGAGCAGCTCTTGCATGGCCTTTTTGAGCGGCTGTTTTCGCGCCATGGCATGCGGGTAAAAAGCTGTTCGGATGCGGCCCAGGCGATGGCCGAACTCAAGCGGCAACCTTACGACCTCGTCGTAACGGATTTCATGATGCCCGATGTCGACGGCCTCGAACTGCTGGCCCATATCCGCCAGGAGTATCCCCGCACCAAGGTGATCATGGTCACCTCGCACTACAACGTGCAGCACGCCGTGAGGACGATGCAGAACGGTGCGATCGACTACATCCCCAAACCGTTTTCGACCACCGAGCTGGTGGAGCGCGTCCAGCAGAGCCTCGCGAAGGTCCGCGTCGAAGAGGAGGACGAGGACGACGTAGCACCGCGCTCGAAGAAGGGGGCGGCAAGCCGCAACAAGCCCCGCGTGGTCCGCTACATCGGCGAGCACCCGACCATCCGCAACCTCAAGAAACTGATGCCGCGCGTCAGCCAGAACAAGGCGCCGGTGTTTATCCAGGGCGAGAGCGGCACGGGTAAGGAGATCCTCGCCAAGCTCATCCACCAGATGAGCGACCGGGCGAACGGGCCGTACGTCACCCTCAACTGCGCCAACCTGCCGCGCGAACTGGTCGAGAGCCATCTCTTCGGGCACCGCAAGGGCGCCTTCACCGGCGCGATCGACGACATGACGGGCGCCTTTGAAGTGGCGAACGGCGGTACGCTCCTGCTGGACGAAATCACCGAAATCGACCTGGTCGTGCAGGCCAAGCTGCTGCGTGTGCTCCAGGAGAACGAGTTTCAGAAGATCGGCTCGTCGGAAGTCAAGAAAGTGGATGTGCGCGTGATCGCCACGAGCAACCGCAACCTGAACGAGGCGATCCGGGTGGGCATCTTCCGGGAAGACCTCTTCCACCGCCTTTCGGTCTTCCCGCTCACGGTGCCGGCGCTCCGGGATCGGCTCTCCGATGTGCCGCTGCTGACCACCTTCTTCATCGAGCGCTACTGCCAGCTCTACGACCTGCCCGAGAAAACCGCCAGCGACGACCTGATGGCCAAACTGCAGGCCTTCCCGTGGCCGGGCAACGTGCGCCAGCTCGAGAACTTCGTCCAGCGCGGCGTGATTCTTTCCGCCGAGCGCACCGTCGTGGAGGTCGAGGATGTGTACAGCGACTTCTTCGAAGACGCCACGCCGCACGAAGAGAACGTCCTCGCCGGCCCGCAGGGCATTCCCCAGACGATCGAGGACATGGAGCGGATCATGATCATGAAAGCGCTGGCGGATACGAACAACAACCAGCAACGCGCCGCGGAGAAACTCGGGATCAGCGCCCGGACCATCCGCAACAAGCTGCGCCGCTACCGGGAAAGCGGCTTCATGAGCTGA